The following coding sequences lie in one Rutidosis leptorrhynchoides isolate AG116_Rl617_1_P2 chromosome 4, CSIRO_AGI_Rlap_v1, whole genome shotgun sequence genomic window:
- the LOC139843084 gene encoding uncharacterized protein — translation MSIVTPQIRASADICHRDATCQEKLRLILTQMGLPNGLLPVKDIEEFGYVKETGFLWITQKKPSENKNEKIGNTTHYETEVTANVEKFKVKKITGVKAKKLLMLIPISEVIIDDPSSGKITFKTSSGLNKTYPVSAFVVDDVKKDVASVSVAKDAQGK, via the coding sequence ATGTCTATCGTGACACCACAAATTAGGGCAAGTGCAGATATTTGCCATAGGGATGCAACTTGTCAAGAAAAATTAAGGTTGATTCTCACACAAATGGGACTACCAAATGGTCTATTGCCAGTAAAAGACATCGAGGAATTTGGTTATGTGAAAGAAACTGGCTTCCTGTGGATTACACAAAAGAAACCGAGCGAAAACAAAAATGAAAAAATCGGTAACACTACTCATTATGAAACCGAAGTAACTGCGAATGTGGAGAAGTTCAAGGTCAAGAAAATAACAGGTGTTAAAGCTAAGAAGCTCTTAATGTTGATACCGATAAGTGAGGTTATTATTGATGATCCATCAAGCGGCAAGATCACTTTCAAGACCTCGTCCGGCCTTAACAAAACTTATCCGGTGTCGGCTTTTGTTGTCGATGATGTGAAGAAAGATGTTGCTAGTGTGAGTGTGGCTAAGGATGCACAAGGCAAGTAG